Below is a genomic region from Macaca thibetana thibetana isolate TM-01 chromosome 1, ASM2454274v1, whole genome shotgun sequence.
GCGACCAAAGCTTAAAGTCATGAAGAATGGAGGCCAGGTGCTATGAGCTTATTTACCAGTTTTCAGAATAGCAGAATCAGGAGCACCCCTGAAAGAATGAGACAGGTCATCTTAGAAGAAGCAAAAGGAATGTCCCTTACATGGAGCAGGGAAGGGCAGCAGGGGCAATAAATTCATGAAACCACCGACCCCAAGCTTTATGTCTTAACAGGTCCTGAACTGGTAAGTTCAAATTTATACATGGGATGTTGATAGTAGACTAACAATCCCTTTGCGTGTCTATATGAGGGACTCCTGGGCCAGTAGTTTAAAAGGTCttgacaggcaataacaaatgctggtgaggatgtggggaaaagggaacccttgtacagtgttggtgggaatgtaaattagtataaccgctatggaaaaaaatttgaaggttcctcaaaaaattaaaaatagaggtaccatatgatccagcaatcccacagcTAGGTATAtccccaaaataaagaaaatcagtatattgagagatgtctgcactcctgtgtttattgcagcactattcacaacagccaagatttggaagtaacctaagtgtccatcaacagatgaatggataaagcaaatgtggtatatatacacaatggagtactattcagccataaaaaatgaatggGATCCTGTCTgtctttgcaacaacatggttggaactggaggttattatgtgaagtgaaataagtcaggcacagaaagacaaacttcacacgtcctcacttatttgtgggagcttaAATggaaacaattgaattcatggagatagagagtagaggGATggtcaccagaagccaggaggggTAGCGGGGGGACTTGCGGGCAAGGAGTggggatggctaatgggtacaaaaaatagttagaataagacctagtatttgatagcaaaacAGGGTGACTAGAGTCAATAGTAATTTaagtgtacatttaaaataactaaaagtatagttggattgtttgtaacacaaaagataaatgcttgaggcaaTGGAAACCCCATTTGCCCAGATATGagtattatgcattgtatgcctgtagcaaatatctcatgtaccccataaatgtatacacctactctgtacccacaaaaattaaaaatgtaaaaataagtaaataaaaatgttttaaaggtcttgaacttttgggttcCTGCCTAACTTTACTACTAGTGTAAGGGGGCCCCTTGAGATTTCAGCACCCCAGCATTTGTTAGTGACTGAAATAATGAAACTTCTGATTAGGCCCTTGCTTGCACATGTTAACAACTCTCTTTTTGCCCAATATTCCTTGTTACTACAACATAATCATAAACTGCTGATGTACTGTGTCTTTCTCAAGCAGGAGGAGATAACTTCAGGGTTACGAAAAAGTTTGTAGGAGGAATAAGTCCTTTGAGGTACATTGAGACTAGCTTCTGACACCCAGAAATCTGATTGTTCAAGGAATTATCTGAGATTGAAGAAACACAGACTTTTCCCCTCATTCCCTGAAACTCCTCCTCCCTGACTCTCTGGCCGCATAAAGACTCTCTACTTCTTTTTGTAAAGGCAGATTTGAGAGATCTTGCCCTCCCGCCTTCTCGCTTTGGCCAAATCGAATAAACGTTTATCTCCAAGCACCTATATGTCAGTGTTTGCTTGACTCTCGCTGTTCTTTGGAGCTGATGGTAAATTCAACAGAAAAGAGGCGCATGGGTAGAAAATGCAGCATTTCCTCTCAGATGCCAGTTATTCATCTTCAAAGGTATTAAAAGGaggggtgtgtgcctgtgtaaaGAGGCTGGTCTTTTCCTAGCAGTACGACTTGGGCAAGTTGCTGGATTTCTTCAAGCCTTTCTTTTTCCGcctgtcaaacaaaacaaaacaaaacaaatatcccATTTAGGACAAATTCACAATACTTAAAGAGGGCAGGCGGAGCGATTGGAAGGCGGATGAACCAATCGCGTCTCCCGCAGGTTGCGGAACGGCAGAGGGACCCCGCCCCCTGCATTGTGCTTAGCTCTGATTGGCACATCGCGGAGAGGCGGGGCCTGGGCGCGCCGGGTTCACGCTGGGTCGCTGCAGGTGTTGGGGCCTGGGACTCTGGCTGGAGACACCGCCATGGCCTGGCTAGCCCGCGGGTCCGCGCGCGCCCTGCTCGCCGCCCTGCTGGCGTCGACGCTGTTGGCGCTGCTCGTGTCGCCCGCGCGGGGTCGCGGTGGCCGGGACCACGGGGACTGGGACGAGGCCTCGCTGCTGCCGCCGCTACCACCCCGCGAGGACGCGGCGCGCGTGGCCCGCTTCGTGACGCACGTCTCCGACTGGGGCGCTCTGGCCACCATCTCTACGCTGGAGGCGGTGCGCGGCCGGCCCTTCGCCGACGTGCTCTCGCTCAGCGACGGGCCCCCGGGCGCGGGCAGCGGCGTGCCCTACTTCTACCTGAGCCCGCTGCAGCTCTCCGTCAACAACCTGCAGGTGAGCTGGGGCCCGCGGCTTCCCCAGGCGGGCTGTGGGCGGGGCGGCCACAGAGCAAGCCTTCACCTTGGCCCAAATTCTTCCCGGGAAGTGGAGCGTGGCTCGAACGTCTGCCGCTTCTCTGCAGCGCTGGCGGGTGGGCATTGCAGCGTCCCGGGTGTTGGGCAACTAGGTACCAGGAATTTCGCACACGCCCCTGCGACTGGGCCACGCACCTGGGGTATAAATTCTCTGCCAGCAGCCCGAGGACTTCTCATCCCTGAGTGGTCCTGAGTCATCTTGGGGCACAGTGTCTCTATTAACTGtgctcctatttttttttttttttttttgagacggag
It encodes:
- the CREG1 gene encoding protein CREG1, which encodes MAWLARGSARALLAALLASTLLALLVSPARGRGGRDHGDWDEASLLPPLPPREDAARVARFVTHVSDWGALATISTLEAVRGRPFADVLSLSDGPPGAGSGVPYFYLSPLQLSVNNLQENPYATLTMTLAQTNFCKKHGFDPQSPLCAHIILSGTVTKVNETEMDIAKHSLFIRHPEMKTWPSSHNWFFAKLNITSIWVLDYFGGPKIVTPEEYYNVTVQ